DNA sequence from the Streptomyces sp. HUAS 15-9 genome:
TCGGCTGGGGTTTCGGGCGAGGCTCCGTTGCAGACTTCCGCTGAGGCTGGCGCTTTCGCCGAGGCTCCGACCGGGGCTTCCGCTGAGACTCCGGCTCGGACGGCCAGCGAGGCTCCGGCCGGGGCTTTCGCCGAGGCCCCGTCCCGGACTTCGGCTGAGACTGCGTCCAGGAATGCCGCCGAGGCCCTAGGCCGGGCTTCTGCCGAGGCCCCGTCCCGGACTTCCGCCGAGATCCCGGCCCGGACTCACGCCGAGATCCCGGTCGAGACTCCCGCCGAGACCACGATGGAGCTGCTGGCCCCGGTGCCCGTCACCGACCCGTACGCCATCGGGCCGGACGCGCACGAGCGGACTCCCGACGAGGCCGCCGTGCCCGCGCCGACGGCGGAAACCGCACCACAGGCGGGAGCCGCGGGACCGGCAGTCACGGCGGAGCCGGCCGCCGACATCGAGGACGAGGTCACCAGCAAGGGCCTCCCCAAGCGAACCCCGAAGATCACCTCCCCGGACCGCGCCCCGCGGCAGCGGACCGGCTCCGTCGACGCCGAAGCCCTCCGGCGGCGTCTTGGCGGCTTCCGTCGGGGGGCGGAAGCGGGCCGCAGGGACGTGGAGGCGGAGATCGCCGAAGAGACGGCCCAGAACGAGCGGCCGGACGCAGCACCAGCACACGCCGGAGATGTCACGGGGGGCACAGTCGAGGAGGCAAGCAGTTGACCGCGCCCAGTACCTTCGGACTGAGCAGTGAGGCCCGCAACCTGCACTGGCTGCTGACGAACCTCGTCGAGGAGGTGCCGGGCATCCAGTCGGTCGCCGTGGTCTCCTCCGACGGCCTCCTCCTGCTCTCCTCGGACCCCGGCCGCATCGCCCAGGCCAGAGAGGCCCGCACCGAGCGCCGGACCGGCCCCCGCGGCTCCTCCGCCGACCTCGCCGCCATCGTCTCCGGCCTCGGCAGCCTCACCGTCGGCGCCGCCCGGCTGATGGACTTCGGCGGGGTCAAGCACACGATGGTCGCGATGGACGAGGGCAGCCTCTTCGTGATGTCGATCAGTGATGGCTCGCTGCTCGGCGTGCACGGCTCCGCGGACTGCGACATGAGCGTCGTGGCGTACCATATGGCGCTCTTCGTCGGGCGGGCCGGCCACGTCCTGACGCCCGAACTCCGCAGCGAGCTCCGAAAATCGATGGAGTCGCCGGTGCCGGGGAGCGCCCGATGAGCGACTTCGCGAAGAAGAAGCTCCCGGTCCGCGGCGGCGACCGCAAGCCCGCCCGGGTCCGCCCCTACTCGCTCACCGGCGGCCGCACCCGCTTCGGCCACGTCCTCCTCGTGGAGACGTTCGTGGCCAGCACGGCCAGCACGGCGGCACTGGAGGGCCCCGAGGGGCGCAAGGAACTGACGAACGGTTCGCTCCACACCCGGGTCATGCCGGAGATGCGGGCCATCGTCGAACTGTGCCGCCGTATGCGTACGGTGGCCGAGATCGCCGCGCTGCTGCAGATGCCGCTCGGCGTGGTCCGCGTCCTCCTGAGCGATCTCGCGGACCAGGGAAAGATCCGTGTGTACGGAACCGGCACCGGCCACGGGGTGGGCCGCCCGGACCGCGCTCTGCTGGAAAGGGTGCTGAGTGGACTCCGTCGTCTCTGACGCCGCTCATGGCGTCGCTCCCCTCGTCGGCCTCGACGAACCCGACCAGGATCTGAGGTCCTGGCAGACGGACCGCACCCGAGCCCCGATAGCCACGAAGATAGTCGTGGCGGGCGGCTTCGGCGTCGGCAAGACGACGCTGGTCACCGCCGTCTCGGAGATCACGCCGCTGCAGACCGAGGCGCTGATGACCGAGGCGAGCGAGGCCACCGACGACCTCACCGCCACGCCCGGCAAGCTCACCACCACCGTGGCCATGGACTTCGGCCGCATCACCCTCGACGACGATCTGGTGCTCTATCTGTTCGGCACGCCGGGTCAGCAGCGGTTCTGGTTCATGTGGGACGACCTGGTGCGCGGCGCGATCGGCGCCGTGGTCCTGGCCGACACCCGCCGCCTCAAGGACTGCTTCCCCGCGCTGGACTACTTCGAGAGCTGCGGACTGCCGTACGTCGTCGCGGTCAACCACTTCGACGGCAGCGAGCTGTTCGAACCGGCGGACGTTCGCGAGGCGTTGACGATCCCGGCGCGCATCCCTGTAATGATCATGGATGCGCGCCGCCGGATCTCGGTGATCGAGACCCTCCTGGCCCTCGTCGCCCACGCGCTCGAGGAAACCCCCGAGTAGCCCCCAAGCCGTAGGAGGCACCACCCGAATGCGCAAGATACTCGTCGTGGGAGCCGGCCAGTCCGGACTCCAGCTCGCCCTCGGACTCCAGTCGCACGGGTACGAGGTCACCCTGATGTCGAACCGGACCGCGGACGAGATCCGCTCCGGCCGGGTCATGTCGACGCAGTGCATGTTCGACACGGCACTGCAGCACGAGCGCGATCTCCAGCTGAACTTCTGGGAGTCCCAGGCCCCGAAGATCGAAGGACTCGGCGTCTCGGTCGCGGCCCCCGGCTCCTGGAGCGAGGGCCCCGCGGCCCGCGCGATCGACTGGGTGGGCAGGCTCGACGGGTTCGCGCAGTCGGTCGACCAGCGGGTGAAGATGGCCGGCTGGATGGAGACCTTCGCCCAGCGCGGCGGCCAGCTGGTCATCCACGGCGCGGCGGTCTCCGACCTCGACTACTTCTCCCGCGCCTACGACCTGGTGCTGATCGCCGCGGGCAAGGGCGAGCTGGTCTCCATGTTCGGCCGGGACGCCGCCCGCTCGCCGTACAGCGAGCCGCAGCGCGCGCTGGCGGTGGCGTACGTCCACGGCCTGGGCCCGCGCCCCGAGCACCCGGAGTACGACGCGGTCCGCTGCAACCTGGTCCCCGGTGTCGGCGAGCTGTTCGTCATGCCGACGCTGACCACGTCGGGCCGCGCGGACATCCTGTTCTGGGAAGGCATCCCCGGTGGTCCGCTGGACGCCTTCAACGGCGTCAAGGACCCGGCCGAGCACCTCTCCCTGACCCTGGAACTCATGGAGAGGTTCACGCCCTGGGAGCATGACCGGACCAAGGGCGTCGAACTGACGGATGCGGGCGGCACCCTCGCCGGCCGTTACGCCCCCACCGTCCGCAACCCCGTCGGCCGCCTCCCGGGCGGCGGCCTCGTGCTGGGTGTCGCGGACGTCGTCGTCGCCAACGACCCGATCACCGGACAGGGCGCCAACTCGGCGTCCAAGTGCGCGGCGTCGTACCTCGCCTCGATCCTCGAGCAGGGCGAGAAGGAGTTCGACGAGGCCTGGATGCGGCAGACGTTCGACCGCTACTGGAACACGGCCCAGCACGTGACCAAGTGGACGAACGCCATGCTGGCCCCGCCGCCGGAGCACATCCTCAACCTGATCGGCGCGGCGGGCGCGCTCCAGCCGGTCGCCGACCGGTTCGCCAACGGCTTCAACGACCCGGCCGACTTCGAGAACTTCTTCTACGAGCCCGAGAAGACGGGCGCCTACCTGGCGTCGCTCACTGGAGCCTGATGCGTCTTTGACCTGCGTTTCGGCCGTCATTGCCTGTCGTCACCTGTCGGTGTCGGCCGCTCTCGGACGGTCCACAGACGGCTCGACCCCGCCCTGCACAAGCAAGAGGAGCACGCCTGCCCGACACGGCGTTGGCTGCAGCAATATGGTGCAGGTGAGCAGATCATCCGAGCAGGTGCAGAACACGACCCGTCTTTGGAACGAGCACCGCCGTGCCCCCTTTCCCGCCAGCCTACGAGGCGCCGAGTTCGGGGGCACGGACATGGTGT
Encoded proteins:
- a CDS encoding roadblock/LC7 domain-containing protein, with the translated sequence MTAPSTFGLSSEARNLHWLLTNLVEEVPGIQSVAVVSSDGLLLLSSDPGRIAQAREARTERRTGPRGSSADLAAIVSGLGSLTVGAARLMDFGGVKHTMVAMDEGSLFVMSISDGSLLGVHGSADCDMSVVAYHMALFVGRAGHVLTPELRSELRKSMESPVPGSAR
- a CDS encoding DUF742 domain-containing protein: MSDFAKKKLPVRGGDRKPARVRPYSLTGGRTRFGHVLLVETFVASTASTAALEGPEGRKELTNGSLHTRVMPEMRAIVELCRRMRTVAEIAALLQMPLGVVRVLLSDLADQGKIRVYGTGTGHGVGRPDRALLERVLSGLRRL
- a CDS encoding GTP-binding protein encodes the protein MDSVVSDAAHGVAPLVGLDEPDQDLRSWQTDRTRAPIATKIVVAGGFGVGKTTLVTAVSEITPLQTEALMTEASEATDDLTATPGKLTTTVAMDFGRITLDDDLVLYLFGTPGQQRFWFMWDDLVRGAIGAVVLADTRRLKDCFPALDYFESCGLPYVVAVNHFDGSELFEPADVREALTIPARIPVMIMDARRRISVIETLLALVAHALEETPE
- a CDS encoding styrene monooxygenase/indole monooxygenase family protein — encoded protein: MRKILVVGAGQSGLQLALGLQSHGYEVTLMSNRTADEIRSGRVMSTQCMFDTALQHERDLQLNFWESQAPKIEGLGVSVAAPGSWSEGPAARAIDWVGRLDGFAQSVDQRVKMAGWMETFAQRGGQLVIHGAAVSDLDYFSRAYDLVLIAAGKGELVSMFGRDAARSPYSEPQRALAVAYVHGLGPRPEHPEYDAVRCNLVPGVGELFVMPTLTTSGRADILFWEGIPGGPLDAFNGVKDPAEHLSLTLELMERFTPWEHDRTKGVELTDAGGTLAGRYAPTVRNPVGRLPGGGLVLGVADVVVANDPITGQGANSASKCAASYLASILEQGEKEFDEAWMRQTFDRYWNTAQHVTKWTNAMLAPPPEHILNLIGAAGALQPVADRFANGFNDPADFENFFYEPEKTGAYLASLTGA